A single region of the Rhodococcus sp. W8901 genome encodes:
- the pcrA gene encoding DNA helicase PcrA — protein sequence MSSGMSPGGAHGSTDALLDGLNPQQREAVLHAGSPLLIVAGAGSGKTAVLTRRIAYLLAERGVMPGQILAITFTNKAAAEMRERVAQLVGPRANSMWVSTFHSSCVRILRAQSALLPGLNSNFSIYDADDSRRLLTMISKDLDIDTKRFSARLLATHISNLKNELIDPEEAAATADRDPAEMPKLVARVYAHYQQRLRAANAMDFDDLIGETVGLLQAFPQVAEYYRRRFRHVLVDEYQDTNHAQYVLVRELVGEAPEGAVDPHTVPPAELCVVGDADQSIYAFRGATIRNIEEFERDYPDARTILLEQNYRSTQNILSAANSVISRNTGRREKRLWTDSGEGELITGYVADNEHDEAQFVASEIDRLVDAGDAKFGDVAVFYRTNNSSRALEEIFIRLGIPYKVVGGTRFYERKEVRDIVAYLRVLANEDDTVSLRRILNTPRRGIGDRAEACVSVYAEQKGVGFAQALRAGAEGVVPLLNTRSQKAIASFLELMDGLRALMVSTDADGNDLSDIGEIIEAVLDRTGYRRELEASSDPQDGARLDNLNELVSVAREFSSDARNAAAFAEDESAAGDESGEAGERDDEGLPDPGSLAAFLERVSLVADSDQVPDSGEGVVTLMTLHTAKGLEFPVVFVTGWEDGQFPHMRALGDPAELSEERRLAYVGITRARHRLYLTRAIVRSAWGQPVTNPESRFLQEIPADLVNWRREDPGVLGAGGAIGGGRARGQGYGGSGYSGSGFGGGGGRGAGTTPSFGAPRGRNNNLVLAVGDRVSHDKYGLGKVLETKGAGPTATVTIDFGSAGKVRLMLIGGVPMVKL from the coding sequence ATGTCGTCAGGTATGTCTCCGGGCGGTGCCCACGGTTCGACCGACGCCCTCCTCGACGGTCTCAATCCGCAGCAGCGAGAGGCCGTCCTGCACGCGGGATCGCCGCTGCTCATCGTGGCCGGTGCCGGGTCCGGCAAGACCGCGGTGCTGACCCGACGGATCGCGTACCTGCTGGCCGAACGCGGCGTGATGCCCGGCCAGATCCTGGCGATCACCTTCACCAACAAGGCCGCCGCCGAGATGCGCGAGCGGGTGGCCCAACTGGTCGGCCCCCGCGCCAACAGCATGTGGGTCTCGACGTTCCACTCGAGTTGCGTGCGGATCCTGCGGGCACAGTCGGCGCTGCTGCCCGGCCTGAACTCGAACTTCTCGATCTACGACGCCGACGACTCCCGGCGCCTGCTGACGATGATCTCCAAGGATCTGGACATCGACACCAAGCGCTTCTCCGCGCGGCTGCTCGCCACGCACATCTCGAACCTCAAGAACGAGCTGATCGATCCCGAGGAGGCCGCGGCCACCGCGGACCGGGATCCGGCGGAGATGCCCAAGCTGGTGGCCCGGGTGTACGCGCACTACCAGCAGCGCCTGCGGGCCGCGAACGCGATGGACTTCGACGACCTGATCGGCGAGACCGTCGGGCTGCTGCAGGCGTTCCCCCAGGTCGCGGAGTACTACCGGCGCCGGTTCCGGCACGTGCTGGTCGACGAGTACCAGGACACCAACCACGCGCAGTACGTGCTGGTTCGAGAACTGGTGGGGGAGGCCCCCGAGGGCGCTGTCGATCCGCACACGGTGCCGCCGGCCGAACTGTGCGTCGTCGGTGACGCGGACCAGTCGATCTACGCGTTCCGCGGGGCCACGATCCGCAACATCGAGGAGTTCGAGCGCGACTACCCGGACGCGCGGACCATCCTGCTCGAACAGAACTACCGGTCCACGCAGAACATCCTGTCGGCGGCGAACTCGGTGATCTCCCGGAACACCGGCCGCCGCGAGAAGCGCCTGTGGACCGACTCCGGCGAGGGTGAGCTCATCACCGGGTACGTCGCCGACAACGAGCACGACGAGGCACAGTTCGTGGCGTCGGAGATCGACCGCCTGGTCGACGCCGGCGACGCGAAGTTCGGCGACGTCGCGGTGTTCTACCGGACCAACAACTCCTCGCGTGCGCTGGAGGAGATCTTCATCCGCCTCGGCATTCCGTACAAGGTGGTCGGCGGCACGCGGTTCTACGAACGCAAGGAGGTACGCGACATCGTCGCGTACCTGCGGGTGCTCGCGAACGAGGACGACACGGTGAGCCTGCGCCGCATCCTCAACACTCCCCGCCGCGGGATCGGTGACCGCGCGGAGGCGTGCGTGTCGGTGTACGCCGAGCAGAAGGGGGTCGGGTTCGCGCAGGCCCTCCGCGCCGGCGCCGAGGGCGTCGTCCCGCTGCTGAACACCCGCTCCCAGAAGGCCATAGCATCGTTTCTCGAACTGATGGACGGGCTGCGGGCGTTGATGGTGAGCACCGACGCCGACGGCAACGATCTCTCCGACATCGGTGAGATCATCGAGGCTGTCCTGGACCGCACCGGGTACCGCCGCGAGCTCGAGGCCAGCAGCGATCCGCAGGACGGCGCCCGGCTCGACAACCTCAACGAGTTGGTCAGCGTTGCAAGGGAGTTCAGCTCCGACGCCCGCAACGCCGCAGCGTTCGCGGAGGACGAGTCCGCCGCCGGTGACGAGTCCGGCGAGGCCGGTGAACGCGACGACGAAGGCCTGCCCGACCCCGGTTCGCTGGCGGCGTTTCTCGAGCGGGTCTCGCTGGTTGCCGACTCGGACCAGGTACCCGACTCGGGTGAGGGTGTCGTGACGCTCATGACGCTGCACACTGCGAAGGGGCTCGAGTTCCCGGTGGTCTTCGTGACCGGCTGGGAGGACGGGCAGTTCCCGCACATGCGCGCGCTCGGTGACCCGGCGGAACTGTCGGAGGAGCGCCGCCTGGCGTACGTCGGTATCACCCGCGCCCGGCACCGGCTGTACCTGACCCGTGCGATTGTGCGCTCGGCCTGGGGGCAGCCGGTCACCAACCCGGAATCGCGTTTCCTGCAGGAGATTCCGGCGGATCTGGTGAACTGGCGCCGCGAGGATCCCGGCGTACTCGGTGCCGGTGGAGCCATCGGAGGTGGCCGGGCTCGCGGCCAGGGATACGGTGGATCCGGTTACAGCGGTTCGGGATTCGGCGGCGGTGGTGGCCGAGGGGCCGGTACGACGCCGAGCTTCGGCGCTCCCCGGGGGCGCAACAACAATCTCGTGCTCGCGGTCGGCGACCGGGTCAGTCACGACAAGTATGGGCTCGGCAAGGTGCTCGAGACGAAGGGTGCCGGACCGACCGCGACCGTGACGATCGACTTCGGTTCGGCGGGCAAGGTCCGCTTGATGCTGATCGGTGGCGTGCCGATGGTCAAGCTCTGA
- a CDS encoding response regulator transcription factor, giving the protein MRPGSRGSASCADRWVPGNLDGLPAVLQVSLVPPLTEAERRTLEALRNGRTTREAAAELFISQDTVKYRLKSIYRKFQSADRADILYRAERAGLLRR; this is encoded by the coding sequence GTGAGGCCCGGCAGCCGCGGCTCCGCATCCTGCGCGGACCGTTGGGTGCCGGGAAACCTCGACGGGCTGCCCGCAGTGCTGCAGGTGTCGCTGGTTCCCCCGCTCACGGAGGCAGAGAGACGCACCCTCGAGGCACTCCGAAACGGGCGAACCACCCGGGAAGCGGCGGCCGAGCTGTTCATCTCACAGGACACCGTGAAATACCGACTGAAGAGCATCTACCGGAAGTTCCAGAGCGCCGATCGCGCAGACATCCTCTACCGTGCCGAACGCGCTGGTCTCCTCAGGCGATGA
- a CDS encoding DUF1214 domain-containing protein produces the protein MSAIPVNILNFNRAESDLMFARLAAGGGLGTWNHTRELEPLDNQPIIRQNRDTLYSSSIIDVCEDVTITVPDTGKRYISVWVISQDHYGPVILRDPGEHVLTRELVGTDYAALIVRILVDPNSPEDVAEVNRLQDVLAIDGGGTGEFPLPGYDEQSQNETRDAILALARGVSKYDRSFGTAAEVDPIMHLLGTASGWGGLPEQEATYVSVDERLPVAEYRLRLNDVPVDAFWSVSLYNAAGYFEENALGVNSINSLTATPDADGGTTIRFGVHLDGVANALPIMPGWNYVLRLYRPRPSVLDGTWTAPRPEAL, from the coding sequence ATGTCCGCGATTCCCGTCAACATCCTGAACTTCAATCGGGCAGAATCCGATCTCATGTTCGCTCGCCTGGCCGCGGGCGGCGGCCTGGGCACCTGGAACCACACTCGTGAGCTCGAGCCGCTCGACAACCAGCCGATCATCCGCCAGAACCGCGACACCCTGTACAGCAGCAGCATCATCGACGTGTGCGAAGACGTCACGATCACGGTGCCGGATACCGGCAAGCGCTACATCTCCGTGTGGGTGATCAGTCAAGATCATTACGGTCCGGTCATCCTGCGCGATCCGGGAGAGCACGTGCTCACGCGCGAACTGGTCGGGACCGACTACGCCGCACTCATCGTGCGCATCCTCGTCGATCCGAACAGCCCCGAAGACGTCGCCGAGGTGAACCGGCTGCAGGACGTCCTCGCCATCGACGGCGGCGGAACAGGCGAGTTCCCGTTGCCCGGCTACGACGAGCAGTCGCAGAACGAGACCCGCGACGCGATCCTCGCACTCGCTCGCGGCGTCAGCAAGTACGACCGATCATTCGGCACCGCAGCAGAAGTCGATCCGATCATGCACCTGCTCGGCACCGCCTCCGGCTGGGGTGGCCTCCCTGAACAGGAGGCCACCTACGTCAGCGTCGACGAACGCCTCCCTGTCGCGGAATACCGTCTCCGTCTGAACGACGTTCCGGTGGATGCGTTCTGGTCGGTGTCGCTGTACAACGCGGCCGGCTACTTCGAGGAGAACGCCCTGGGCGTGAACAGCATCAACAGCCTCACCGCCACCCCCGACGCCGACGGCGGTACCACCATCCGCTTCGGCGTACACCTCGACGGTGTCGCGAACGCCCTGCCCATCATGCCGGGCTGGAACTACGTGCTGCGGCTGTACCGCCCCCGGCCCTCCGTGCTCGACGGCACCTGGACGGCGCCGCGTCCCGAAGCGCTCTAG
- a CDS encoding SHOCT domain-containing protein: MPFIPRTGRPGLLGLAARTAIVTGTATAVSDGMATRRQRRAQAEYEQAQYELAQQQAARAMTTRAPAAPVDLVAELQKLGDLKSQGLLSDAEFEAAKARLLG, encoded by the coding sequence ATGCCCTTCATCCCGAGAACCGGTCGCCCCGGACTGCTGGGCCTTGCCGCGCGCACCGCGATCGTGACCGGTACCGCGACCGCCGTCAGCGACGGTATGGCCACCCGCCGGCAGCGAAGGGCCCAGGCCGAGTACGAGCAGGCCCAGTACGAGTTGGCCCAGCAGCAGGCAGCACGCGCGATGACCACACGCGCGCCCGCTGCCCCGGTCGATCTCGTCGCCGAGCTGCAGAAACTCGGCGATCTCAAATCACAAGGCCTGCTGAGCGATGCCGAGTTCGAAGCCGCGAAAGCGCGACTGCTCGGCTGA
- a CDS encoding DUF6325 family protein → MSGDVVSAARFGPVDFYLLGLPGESLDPAALSALTDLADTGLVQLLDLIVISKSEDGELTLIEVEELPNGFEINVEMLGASGLLGHEDITELAAAIPAGAAALLVALELVYQRELAARTAESGAVLLGYERIPAPIVNALMDTITPKLEV, encoded by the coding sequence GTGAGCGGCGACGTGGTGAGTGCTGCGCGTTTCGGACCTGTCGACTTCTATCTTCTCGGCCTGCCCGGGGAGAGCCTCGACCCGGCCGCACTCTCCGCGCTCACCGACCTTGCAGATACCGGCCTGGTGCAGCTGCTCGATCTGATCGTCATCTCCAAGTCCGAGGACGGCGAACTCACCCTCATCGAGGTCGAGGAGTTGCCGAACGGCTTCGAGATCAATGTCGAGATGCTCGGCGCGTCCGGTCTCCTCGGGCATGAAGACATCACCGAACTCGCGGCGGCGATCCCCGCCGGCGCTGCGGCGCTGCTGGTCGCGCTCGAGCTGGTCTATCAGCGTGAGCTCGCCGCCCGGACCGCCGAGTCGGGCGCGGTGCTACTGGGCTACGAGCGGATTCCCGCCCCGATCGTCAACGCCCTCATGGACACGATCACCCCGAAACTGGAGGTCTGA
- a CDS encoding PLDc N-terminal domain-containing protein: MNFWESLGWMLSATVFIGYLFALFAIIADLFRDHKLNGWLKALWVFFLLFLPIVTALVYLVARGEGMTERSNKAARDAENAAESYIREVAGKSPSEEIATAAALLEAGAINEDEFTALKLKVLS; the protein is encoded by the coding sequence ATGAACTTCTGGGAAAGCCTCGGCTGGATGCTGTCGGCGACCGTCTTCATCGGATATCTCTTCGCGCTGTTCGCGATCATCGCCGACCTGTTCCGCGACCATAAGCTGAACGGTTGGTTGAAGGCCCTCTGGGTGTTCTTCCTGCTCTTCCTGCCCATCGTGACAGCGCTCGTCTATCTCGTCGCCCGCGGCGAAGGGATGACGGAACGCAGCAACAAGGCCGCACGCGACGCGGAGAACGCTGCCGAATCGTATATCCGCGAGGTCGCAGGGAAGAGCCCCAGCGAGGAGATCGCCACAGCCGCAGCACTCCTCGAAGCAGGAGCCATCAACGAGGACGAGTTCACCGCACTGAAGCTGAAGGTCCTCTCGTGA
- a CDS encoding GAP family protein: MLGSVIGETLPLALGIAISPFTIIAAILMLLSSSARRTGPGFLIGWILGIAIAVTAFVLLAGLLTPHGDSGGSNVPRVIVQLLLSALLLLLAVRQWRGRPKPGVDPALPKWMAAIDGFTLKRAFGLGLLLSALNPKNLLIAASAGVTIGDAGLAALPASIATGVFVLCATSTVWVLVSAFIVASEQLRGPLDALHRWLVRENNVVMTVLMAFMAALILGKAIASL; the protein is encoded by the coding sequence ATGTTGGGTTCTGTCATCGGGGAGACGCTGCCGCTCGCGCTTGGCATCGCGATCAGCCCTTTCACGATCATCGCGGCCATTCTCATGCTGCTTTCCTCGAGCGCTCGCCGCACCGGCCCCGGATTCCTGATCGGCTGGATCCTCGGGATCGCCATCGCGGTGACGGCGTTCGTGTTGCTCGCCGGCCTGCTCACACCCCACGGCGACTCGGGTGGATCGAACGTGCCGCGTGTAATCGTGCAGCTCCTGCTCTCGGCCCTGTTGCTGCTGCTCGCGGTCAGGCAATGGCGAGGCCGACCGAAGCCCGGCGTGGATCCCGCACTCCCGAAATGGATGGCCGCCATCGACGGCTTCACGTTGAAGCGCGCATTCGGCCTCGGCCTCCTGCTTTCGGCACTCAACCCGAAGAACCTCCTCATCGCCGCGAGCGCCGGAGTGACCATCGGAGACGCCGGTCTCGCCGCCCTCCCGGCAAGTATCGCGACGGGGGTCTTCGTCCTGTGCGCCACCTCGACGGTGTGGGTGCTGGTCTCGGCGTTCATCGTCGCTTCAGAGCAGCTCCGGGGACCGCTGGATGCCCTGCACCGGTGGCTCGTCCGCGAGAACAACGTGGTCATGACCGTACTCATGGCATTCATGGCGGCACTCATCCTCGGCAAGGCCATCGCCTCCCTCTGA